CCACGACAGCCAACGTCTTGGTGGGCCAGAGCAAAAGCAGCAGACCTAGGACCAGGGCCACTGCGCCGCTGATGGCAAACGCAATACGCAGTCCCTTGACCGCTGTTTGGGTAAGCCTGTGCGGATCAAGAGCAAAGACGTCGGTGTTGCTGTGGGGGCTGTCCGTGCTACTCATGACGGCGCTTCTTTCTGCTGTTGAACTGCACTTTATGCACAGCATAGCCGCGACAGTGTCCGGAGCGGCACAGGCTACGCAGATGCCTCATGCGGTTAGGCTATTGTCACTAGCGGTGGCATACGCTGTGTGGATTGCTTGGAAACAAACTAGGAGTCACCTGCATGATCTGGACGGCGTTTAGTCTGCCCACAGCTGGTTCTTGGTTTTCGGTGCTCATTATCGTGGTGGATCTAGCGATTCGAATCGTTGTGCTTGGCATCATCCCTGGAAACCGCCGTCCCACAACTGCCATGGCGTGGCTTTTGTGCATTTTTTTCTTGCCTTATATTGGGTTGATCTTGTTCCTGATGTTTGGAAACTTCCGGCTTTCCAGGCGCCGACGCGAGGCCCAGGATGCGGTTAACAAACGCATCGTTGAGGGCACCCGGGAAGTGGCCTCTCAAGTGGGGACATATGAGGGACCCGCCTGGGTGAGATCGGCTATGGAACTGAACCAGAACCTTGGTTTCTTCCCGGCGTTGGGTGGAAATTCGGTACAGCTCATAGATGGATACCAAGCCTCACTTGATGCTATGGCTGATGAGGTGAGCAAGGCCACCGAGTACGTCAACGCCGAGTTTTATATTATGAGCTCGGACAGCTGCACCAATAGGTTGTTTTGCGAACTTGAGGCGGCAGCGGAGCGTGGGGTCAGAGTCAGGGTTCTCTTTGATCACATCGGTTCTTTACGGGTGTCCGGATATAGGACCATGATTCGGCGTTTAAATGCCAGCCAGATTCAGTGGCGACGAATGCTTCCCCTGATGCCCGTCAAGCGGCAGTGGCGTAGACCAGATCTTCGCAACCACCGCAAAATACTGGTGGTGGATGGTCGAATCGGGTTTACGGGATCCCAAAATATTATTGAGCCTTCTTATCATAAAAGGAAAAACCACAGGGTTGGCCGCCAATGGGTGGAACTGATGTCTCGTCTAGAAGGCCCCATTGTGGGAACGCTGAACGTCATGTTCGCCACCGACTGGTCTGCGGAGACTGAAGAGACTCTTGAATCGCAGCTCGCGGCCTACCACTGGGACTCGTTCTCGGGTGGTTCGTTGTGTCAGGTGGTACCCAGTGGTCCGGGATTCGTTACGGAGAATAACCTGCGCTTATTCAACACGCTGCTGTATTCCGCGGAGGAGTGCATCACCATCTCCAGCCCCTATTTTGTGCCCGATGACTCGCTGCTCTACGCCATCACAACGGCCGCCCAGCGCGGGGTGCTCGTGGAGCTATTTGTCTCTGAGGTGGGAGATCAGTTTCTTGTCCACCACGCCCAGCGTTCTTACTATGAGGCTTTACTGAAGGCTGGGGTGCACATTTTCTTGTATCCCAAGCCATTGGTTCTGCATGCCAAGCACTTCACAGTTGACTACGACGTTGCGGTGATTGGATCCTCGAATATGGACATGCGCAGCTTCTCCCTGAACCTTGAAGTGACTGTGATGATGATTGATCGCGACGTGGTCAAACAAATGCACTTGGTGGAAGATAATTACCGCGCCATGTCGCGTGAGCTCAAACTGGAGGAGTGGCGCAACCGACCTATTCTTGCCCGGTATGTGGATAACGTGGCCAGGCTGACGGCCACCCTGCAGTAGCGTCGCTTCTGCGCGCCATTGTTAACGAATGGTGCGCCACAGTGCCCGTGGCGCACTATTGGTCAACAATGGTGCGCAGGAAAGGTTGAGCCCAACGTAGACAGGATGCCATGGGCTTTGGTCTGGATTTCCTGCCACTCTGCCTCGTCCTGGGAGTCAGCCGTAATGGCGCCGCCGATACCTAGGGAAAGGTGCGTGCCGCCGTCGTGCGTGTCCTGCAAGATTAAGGTACGGATCACAACAGAGAGATCGGTGGCCGCGTTAAGCGAAAAGTAGCCAATGGCGCCCGAATAGATCCCGCGGGTCCCGGCCTCGAGCGCGTCAAGGATGGCCATGGTGCTGATTTTGGGGGCGCCCGTCATTGAACCGGCCGGGAAAGCTGCGGCAACGGCTTGTGCCCGCGAACTTCCGGGGGCCAGCCGGGCTTCGATGGTGCTGACCATCTGGTGCACGGTGGCGTAAGTTTCGATCTGGCACAGGCGCGGGACCGTCAGGGATTGCGGGATGGCGAAGCGGGAGAGGTCGTTCCGGAGCAGATCCACGATCATGATGTTCTCCGCCCTGTCCTTCTCCGAGACGCCCAGATCTTCCTTGAGCGCGGCGTCCAACTCCGGATCTGCATCGCGGCGGCGCGTGCCCTTGATGGGTTCGGCGCGCATGAGTCCCTCAGAGTCAATGCGCAGAAAACGTTCGGGGGAGGTGCTGCAAACACTCATTGTGCCAAGGCGTACAAAGGCCGAAAACGGTGTTGGGTTCCGCTTTCGCAACGCTGCATAGGTGCTCAAGGGCGCCATTCTGAGCGGTAAGCGGGCCTCCAACTGGGTGGTCAGGCAAATTTCATAGCTGTTGCCGTCGTGAATTTCAGCTTTCGCGGCGGCGATCATCGACTTGTAGCGCAGTTCCCCGTCACGGATTGTGAACTGCGGCGCGGCTCCACAGACGGACGACGCCGACTGGCCAGGTTCGTTGGGTGCGGCGGCCCTTGCCGCGGCAATGGCCGCGCGGACCCTGGCACAAAAGTCCGCTGCTTCTTGGGTGGAGCCAGGCTGGTGGGGGCTTGTCAGCGTCAAAACGTAGAGGCAGTCTTGGAGATGGTCAAGAACCACGGCGCGGCCGGCAAAGAGCAAAGCCGCTGCGGGGACAGTCACGCCGGGGGGCGTGTCATCAGGGGCCGTGTCACCAGGGGGCGTGGTGCTCCTTGGGGTGGGGGACGCGCAGCCGCCGGTTTCAGCTTTGAGGTCGTAGCCCAGATAGCCTAGCCAGCCCAGGGTGAAATCACCGGGGTAATGCGATGGGGCCCGCACAGCTTTTCTCCCCCAGACAGAATCCAGCCACTGGAAGAAGGGGCCGCCAATACGGGTTGTGACCTGACCGGCCAACACAGTTGTCACACCATGCTCATGGCGGGCGAGCTGGCCGAAGCAACCGGAATCATCGGCCATGATGGAAAACCGTGAACGGGAGGCCGCTTGCTTATCCGTGGCGGAGTCGGAACTGTCCAACCACACGGCGTTTTGTGCGTTGCCATAGAGTACGTCAAAGAGGATAGCGGCAGGTGGCAGACCGTCAAGGCAAACTACTGAAAAGTCCAGGCCGCGGCGGCGTGCAAGCTCGGGCCCCAGCACATGCTCCATGGCGGGAAGAGTTGAGAGCGCCTGAAGAACCACCGGAGGTGCGTCAGCGACGCCGTGGGTGCCGTCAATAATAATGTCGGCCACAGCAGCTGACGCGCTCTCACCTGCTTCCTGCTCCAGCAGCCGTTCCTCCTGCTCGGCCCAAATATCCCAGAACGGCGCATAGGTGTCCCCGTCACGGGCCAAAGCGCGTTGCTTGCGAACCAAGCCTGGAGCATCAACCCAAATGATCGCGTCGAGGAACTCGGCAGCCTTCCCATGCGAGGAACCCACACCCTCCACGAGCACCACCGGGGCCACGGCGGTGGTGCGCGGGGCGCCGTCGCGCGGGGCGCCGTCGTTCTTGGACTCCCAATCCCACGCGGTCCAGGTAGCGGGCAGGCCCTGGTGCAAGGGGCGCAGAACGGAGTCGATGTAGCGCTGCACGCCGCCGGCCAAGCCATCCCACCCCGGGTAGATGTCTTCCAGATGAAACAACGACACGGGCCTATGGCGGCGCAGTAGTGCGGCCAGCTCCACTGCCACGGTAGTTTTTCCCGCACCGGAGCGGCCGTCAATGGCGATGATGACAGGCCGTGGGGTACTAGCCACGAGTGTGTGCCAAAATACCGGGAATTGCTGCCGCAATCAGATCCCAGCTGACCTGAAAGTCTTTCGCGTCCCCAAACCAAGGATCGTAGATGCCCTGTTGTTTGGGTTTGGCGCCGGACAACGCCGGATCGAAGGAGCGTAACATGCGGATCTTGGCGGCTGCAGCTGCGTCCGGGGCAAGCGCCTGCAGAGCTTGGAAGTGGTCTATGTCCAGGGCCAGGATGAGGTCCCGTTCGGTGAACCAACGAGGATTAAATGCCCGAGCACGATGGTCACTGCTCTCAATGCCGTGGCGCGCCAAGAGTGCTTTGGCACGCGGGTCAATCGCGTTCCCAACCTCCCATGCCGTAGTCCCGCAGGAATCAATCTCGAGATCCAGGCCAGCCTCTGTTGCGGCGCTGACCAACATGTATTCGGCCATAGGGGAGCGGCAGATATTGCCGGTACAAACGGTCATGATCCGATAAGGAGTGGTCATGGGGTTAGTCTATCGGCGTGAAGTTGGGTGGATTAGCCTGCGGACCAGCGCGACGCTAGACCAGCGCGAGCAGGATCCCAACAACAATGAACATCACGCCAAAAATTCTGTTGAGCAGTAATTGCCCGTGCTCGCTGGCCGTTAGGTGTTTGAGTTGCTTTGCGCCGGCGGCAAAAACAAACCACATGACAATGATGTCAATGAGCACCACCGTCGCGGTCAGGACTACGTATTGCGGGAGCAGCGGATCCGCCGGCCGAATGAACTGGGGCATGAACGCTAGGAAGAAGACGATCGCTTTGGGGTTGAGGAGATTCACCCACAGGCCGCGACGGAACATCGAGAGGCCCGGCTCAACAGCGGCAGCGGATTTCCCGCCGTCGTTCTTCTCAACCTTAGCCAGCAGCGACCTGATGCCTAGATAAACCAGGTAGGCGGCGCCCACGTAACGGATGAGGAGGAAGAGGATCGGGGAGCTGGAAACGATGATGCCAACTCCTGCGGCCACGATGACAATATGAATTACCAAGGCCAATTGCTGGCCCAGGATGCCCCAAAATGAGCGGCGGAAGCCTGCCGATAACGAGTTGGACATGGTGTTAATGGCGCCCGCGCCGGGAGTCAGGGAGATCATGGCGCCAGCGCCTGCTAGGGCTAGCCAAAGGGAGAATTGCACCCGTTCAGTTTAGGGTGCGGAAGCGGGTTCGTGCTGACAGGGTCGGCTCTGGGCCCTCAGCCTGCGAACCCTGGAGTTTATAGGCTAAGAATACTTGTTGAGGCAGCCTCGAGTGCCCCTGGCACCAAGGAGTAGTAAGCCCATGTGCCGCGTTTTTCGCGGCTCAGCAAGCCTGCATCCACCAGGATTTTTAGGTGGTGGGAAATGGTGGGCTGGCCAAGGTCCAGTGGCTCAGTGAGGT
This genomic window from Arthrobacter sp. TMP15 contains:
- a CDS encoding low molecular weight protein-tyrosine-phosphatase codes for the protein MTTPYRIMTVCTGNICRSPMAEYMLVSAATEAGLDLEIDSCGTTAWEVGNAIDPRAKALLARHGIESSDHRARAFNPRWFTERDLILALDIDHFQALQALAPDAAAAAKIRMLRSFDPALSGAKPKQQGIYDPWFGDAKDFQVSWDLIAAAIPGILAHTRG
- the cls gene encoding cardiolipin synthase, which gives rise to MIWTAFSLPTAGSWFSVLIIVVDLAIRIVVLGIIPGNRRPTTAMAWLLCIFFLPYIGLILFLMFGNFRLSRRRREAQDAVNKRIVEGTREVASQVGTYEGPAWVRSAMELNQNLGFFPALGGNSVQLIDGYQASLDAMADEVSKATEYVNAEFYIMSSDSCTNRLFCELEAAAERGVRVRVLFDHIGSLRVSGYRTMIRRLNASQIQWRRMLPLMPVKRQWRRPDLRNHRKILVVDGRIGFTGSQNIIEPSYHKRKNHRVGRQWVELMSRLEGPIVGTLNVMFATDWSAETEETLESQLAAYHWDSFSGGSLCQVVPSGPGFVTENNLRLFNTLLYSAEECITISSPYFVPDDSLLYAITTAAQRGVLVELFVSEVGDQFLVHHAQRSYYEALLKAGVHIFLYPKPLVLHAKHFTVDYDVAVIGSSNMDMRSFSLNLEVTVMMIDRDVVKQMHLVEDNYRAMSRELKLEEWRNRPILARYVDNVARLTATLQ
- the pabB gene encoding aminodeoxychorismate synthase component I encodes the protein MASTPRPVIIAIDGRSGAGKTTVAVELAALLRRHRPVSLFHLEDIYPGWDGLAGGVQRYIDSVLRPLHQGLPATWTAWDWESKNDGAPRDGAPRTTAVAPVVLVEGVGSSHGKAAEFLDAIIWVDAPGLVRKQRALARDGDTYAPFWDIWAEQEERLLEQEAGESASAAVADIIIDGTHGVADAPPVVLQALSTLPAMEHVLGPELARRRGLDFSVVCLDGLPPAAILFDVLYGNAQNAVWLDSSDSATDKQAASRSRFSIMADDSGCFGQLARHEHGVTTVLAGQVTTRIGGPFFQWLDSVWGRKAVRAPSHYPGDFTLGWLGYLGYDLKAETGGCASPTPRSTTPPGDTAPDDTPPGVTVPAAALLFAGRAVVLDHLQDCLYVLTLTSPHQPGSTQEAADFCARVRAAIAAARAAAPNEPGQSASSVCGAAPQFTIRDGELRYKSMIAAAKAEIHDGNSYEICLTTQLEARLPLRMAPLSTYAALRKRNPTPFSAFVRLGTMSVCSTSPERFLRIDSEGLMRAEPIKGTRRRDADPELDAALKEDLGVSEKDRAENIMIVDLLRNDLSRFAIPQSLTVPRLCQIETYATVHQMVSTIEARLAPGSSRAQAVAAAFPAGSMTGAPKISTMAILDALEAGTRGIYSGAIGYFSLNAATDLSVVIRTLILQDTHDGGTHLSLGIGGAITADSQDEAEWQEIQTKAHGILSTLGSTFPAHHC
- a CDS encoding LysE family transporter; amino-acid sequence: MQFSLWLALAGAGAMISLTPGAGAINTMSNSLSAGFRRSFWGILGQQLALVIHIVIVAAGVGIIVSSSPILFLLIRYVGAAYLVYLGIRSLLAKVEKNDGGKSAAAVEPGLSMFRRGLWVNLLNPKAIVFFLAFMPQFIRPADPLLPQYVVLTATVVLIDIIVMWFVFAAGAKQLKHLTASEHGQLLLNRIFGVMFIVVGILLALV